The Marmota flaviventris isolate mMarFla1 chromosome 5, mMarFla1.hap1, whole genome shotgun sequence genome includes the window ATTTCCTGTTTTGTTGTGCTGCTTCCTGAATCTGACCTGACATATCCAAACCTAATTTCTTTTCCTGTCAGGGATTTCCTAGAGTGGCTATCTTACTAGGAATAAATTGGACACAGGTCCAACAAGAGTTAAAGTGTCTCTCAGTAACACCTACCTGTAAATGGGGCATCTGGTCACAAAGTTAGACGCTTAAGCATAGGATAAAGAAATGTCCTGTGAAAAGCACACTGTAAACATCCATGACCACATCCCCTGGATCTCCATCAGGGTGGGACTTGAGTTTTTAGTCATTCTCCTGGGGGAGACCCCACCCTCAGACCAAAGTCTTGACTTtcctttagattatttttaaatgtacttagaTACCTGTTCCCTCACACCTAGAGTATTAACTTTACATGATTAGAAATCTTTACTGCCATACCCTGGTgcatagaaaaacattttttaaaaaacttgttgaGTATGCCAACATAACAGATACCTCTAATATTTACTTCATTCTAAAGGGAAAATAAGAGGTTTAAAGAGTTAATTAAATGAATAGCCCAAGGACGCACAACCAATAAATGACAGCTTTCAGGTTTAAGGCCCAGTCTAACTCCAAAACTTGGATTTAATTACTATGCCACGATGCCTCACTAAATTTTACAACTTACTATGCTGCTTTTGACTGTGATTTAAATTCAGGATTCTAATTTTCTAAGCTGTATTCTGATGGGTTCCACTCCACCACACAAAACCACAAGACAGCAGCCCGACCCGCCTGCGACCCTGACGTCCCAAGCCCGGGCCGGTGGATTTACGGAGAGCGCCTGCGCAGCCCGCGGACGTCGCGCACGGGGTTCTGGGATGGGTAGTTCGCGTTCCCCCTGTCCCTGGCATTCacctgaaaaagaaataatgatgcAAATTACGTATCTGTGAATTTCATCAGAACCAAACAAGACGCAGGTTCTGGCTCAGGAAAATGATGCAAATTCGTCTTTTTCAAATGAGGCGCCGACCTCGGGACTGGCGCCGCATAGACACCGCGTGGGGTCCTTGATTGGGCGGGGCTTGCTCGCGGTGGTTTGTGGCTCCTTCCTGTGTCGCTTCTCTCTTTCGCTCGGGCCCGTGGCATCGACAAGATGGGTGAGCTTTGCGTGGCTAGGCTAAAGGGCCCGCAAGCGGGATCTGGGGTCTGGGAGCGGGCAGGCGCAGGGGGATAGAGCTAGGAATAGGGTTCCAATGGGGAGGCCTAACGGGGAGGCAGGGAAGCGCGGTTTGCGCAGGCACATGGTCCGGCGCGGAAGAAGCCCATGCGGGCGAAGCGCCGCCGAGCTCGCGTTATCCAGGGTAGCTGACGCTACTCCCTGAGCATTACCGCGAGGCCTCACTTTTTGGAAAAATGCACCCACTGTTGCTCCTTTGTCCTCTCCTTAGTTGGTTCGTGAGAACTTTGAGGTCGAATGGACCCTGGGACTAAGATACATGCTGCGAGGGTTAAGGGGCCAAGGTGTACAAAACGACGTGGTCGTAGTTTTGCGGAGGAAttacaatgatttttatttttaggcaagTGTCGCGGTCTTCGTACTGCCAGGAAGCTCCGTAGTCACCGACGGGACCAAAAGTGGCATGATAAACAATACAAGAAGGCCCATTTGGGCACAGCCCTGAAGGCCAACCCTTTTGGAGGTGCTTCCCATGCAAAGGGAATTGTGCTGGAAAAAGTGTACGTGTAGTCTGTTGCTCCTTTTAAGTCTTGTACTCTGCGCCCTAGAAAGAAGTACGTTAGTTGAATTGTCTTAAAAAGCTGCAGTAAGATTCTAGGTTTTGACGTAGCCATGTTGGGGCATTTAGGGGGAATTTTGAAGTTGGTAACATAATGCTTGGGTGTTAAATACAAAAGATTTTAATTCCAGCGTTGGTCTGGGAGGAGTTAGGATACAAATGGGGGACATAAATTAACACTTTTGTGTGGAAACTTTTACAAGGAAATGATACCCATTAAGTGGGCAATCATTGTAATCAAATAATTCTTCTACTTGAGAAAACTAAGATAAATAGAAGTGACTTGTCTGAGGAAATACAGCAAAGATTGAGCCATGTGGATTTGCCGGTATttggttttaactttttaattgttgatttttttttttatattgtcacATTTAGTGATAGTTATAATTTGAAGCGAGActttctagctctaattctttaATTATCTTTACAACTGTGAAGGGACTACAGCTTTTCCTTTTATGCTGTGAAAAGATTGAGAAAAAACTTGTTTGGAATTACAGGATTTGAGGGATTTAGACTGGATTGGAAAGATGAAACAATCTGATTAGTTCTGTATTTACTGTATGTGTAACTTTTCAAAAAGCCAGTTCATTCAGTGGGGCATGATAGCAAGCTCCTGTAATCTTGTGAGGCAGGAGTGTTACAAACTGGAGGCtagtcttggcaacttagggagaccctatcccaaaaatcaaaggcttggggatgtgactcagttgaagagcacccctgggtccagtcTCCAGTACTGCCAAAGCGGGAGAAAGTTAACTCTATCATACTATTTATTTTAGAGGGGTTGAAGCCAAACAGCCAAATTCTGCCATCAGGAAGTGTGTCAGGGTCCAGCTGATCAAGAATGGCAAGAAAATCACTGCTTTTGTACCCAATGATGGTTGCCTGAACTTTATTGAGGTGAGTGTTTCAAATAAGTTTAATtgtttttggtt containing:
- the Rps23 gene encoding small ribosomal subunit protein uS12; amino-acid sequence: MGKCRGLRTARKLRSHRRDQKWHDKQYKKAHLGTALKANPFGGASHAKGIVLEKVGVEAKQPNSAIRKCVRVQLIKNGKKITAFVPNDGCLNFIEENDEVLVAGFGRKGHAVGDIPGVRFKVVKVANVSLLALYKGKKERPRS